One window of the Triticum dicoccoides isolate Atlit2015 ecotype Zavitan chromosome 3B, WEW_v2.0, whole genome shotgun sequence genome contains the following:
- the LOC119276835 gene encoding uncharacterized protein LOC119276835 isoform X2, whose amino-acid sequence MLSLQGFVLFPEATLTLRVTQPRFAAAVDKAINHVDNPCMIGVVHVYRHVNDGHHAIASVGTTAEILEIRRLDDGSSNVITRGQQRFRLRRSWVDIDEVPWGEVQIIEEDTPLRTSRDAFGQLAASNTFKKCDSSVHSFGVSCFKQKDLMDSDLDLDSLSYTSTSSDHSVTDTGMYYSSNEDEDLMPELSWQKHGSVNEFGALSQPVKDTTIDDDLCFASPESLSTVREKDAGQQRQYRAAYNSKMAPLSFWPRWVYNMYDSYSLARKAADLWNQITAEPGMDDYVRKPDILSFLIGSKLPVSASMRQELLDIDGISYRLQREIQLLKAFNLVRCRNCLALIARRSDMVIPSSVDQCGAHVMPLLYKGAQEVITVHNTSGLALHGNPSDAHSWFPGYTWTIALCAACESNIGWLFRADKRNLLPKSFWGVRISQTKDGTQSAKDRSSV is encoded by the exons ATGCTTTCTCTTCAAG GATTTGTTTTGTTTCCTGAAGCTACCCTGACTCTTAGAGTAACTCAACCTAGATTTGCAGCAGCTGTTGACAAGGCTATTAATCATGTTGATAATCCATGCATGATAGGTGTG GTTCATGTCTACCGACATGTAAATGATGGGCATCATGCTATTGCTTCAGTTGGCACAACAGCGGAG ATACTTGAAATTAGGCGATTGGATGATGGCTCGTCAAATGTTATCACTCGAGGTCAGCAGCGGTTTCGCCTTAGGCGCAGTTGGGTCGACATCGATGAAGTA CCATGGGGTGAGGTCCAAATAATTGAAGAAGACACGCCTTTAAGAACTTCAAGGGATGCATTTGGACAGTTAGCTGCAAGTAATACCTTCAAGAAATGTGATTCATCAGTGCACAGTTTTGGTGTATCTTGTTTCAAGCAAAAAGATCTTATggattctgatcttgatttggattCTCTGTCATACACTAGTACTTCAAGTGACCATTCAGTAACAGATACAGGAATGTACTATTCCTCAAATGAAGATGAAGATCTCATGCCTGAACTGTCTTGGCAGAAGCATGGTTCTGTGAATGAATTTGGTGCATTGAGTCAGCCAGTCAAGGATACCACCATCGATGATGATCTTTGCTTTGCATCCCCTGAATCCTTATCAACAGTGAGAGAGAAAGATGCTGGGCAACAGAGACAATACCGTGCTGCTTATAATTCAAAGATGGCTCCATTATCATTTTGGCCCCGATGGGTTTACAATATGTACGATTCATATTCACTTGCACGCAAGGCTGCAG ATTTGTGGAATCAGATAACTGCAGAGCCAGGCATGGATGATTATGTGAGAAAACCAGATATTTTGTCGTTTCTTATTGGAAGCAAACTACCCGTGTCAGCGTCTATGAGACAGGAATTGCTTGACATTGATGGAATATCATATCGGTTGCAGCGAGAGATTCAGCTACTCAAGGCCTTCAATCTCGTACGATGTAGAAATTGCCTG GCTCTCATAGCTAGACGGAGTGACATGGTGATACCGTCTAGTGTTGATCAATGTGGTGCTCATGTCATGCCGTTGTTGTACAAAGGTGCGCAGGAGGTGATAACAGTGCACAACACGTCTGGGCTCGCACTCCATGGCAATCCTTCTGATGCTCACAGCTGGTTCCCAGG ATATACCTGGACGATTGCGCTGTGTGCTGCCTGCGAGTCCAACATCGGCTGGCTGTTCAGGGCTGACAAAAGGAACCTTCTTCCAAAATCCTTCTGGGGTGTCCGCATTTCCCAAACTAAAGATGGCACACAATCGGCCAAGGATCGATCGTCCGTATGA
- the LOC119276835 gene encoding uncharacterized protein LOC119276835 isoform X1 translates to MAVPAWMRRQMDQILELDMEELEVEEVDDSGSSSSSDVATFLRNTHGDGETSTSGEFTFNLSRASLTTYVGEVDDTRGRFAFLDGGAVLSLPMLSLQGFVLFPEATLTLRVTQPRFAAAVDKAINHVDNPCMIGVVHVYRHVNDGHHAIASVGTTAEILEIRRLDDGSSNVITRGQQRFRLRRSWVDIDEVPWGEVQIIEEDTPLRTSRDAFGQLAASNTFKKCDSSVHSFGVSCFKQKDLMDSDLDLDSLSYTSTSSDHSVTDTGMYYSSNEDEDLMPELSWQKHGSVNEFGALSQPVKDTTIDDDLCFASPESLSTVREKDAGQQRQYRAAYNSKMAPLSFWPRWVYNMYDSYSLARKAADLWNQITAEPGMDDYVRKPDILSFLIGSKLPVSASMRQELLDIDGISYRLQREIQLLKAFNLVRCRNCLALIARRSDMVIPSSVDQCGAHVMPLLYKGAQEVITVHNTSGLALHGNPSDAHSWFPGYTWTIALCAACESNIGWLFRADKRNLLPKSFWGVRISQTKDGTQSAKDRSSV, encoded by the exons ATGGCGGTGCCGGCGTGGATGCGGAGGCAGATGGACCAGATTctggagctggacatggaggagctcGAGGTTGAAGAGGTCGACGACTCcggctcgtcctcctcctccgacgtcgccaccttcctcag AAATACTCATGGAGATGGAGAGACTAGCACTTCTGGAGAGTTTACATTCAATCTGTCTCGGGCTTCCCTGACCACATATGTTGGTG AGGTTGATGATACCCGGGGCAGATTTGCTTTCTTGGATGGTGGTGCAGTCCTCAGTTTACCTATGCTTTCTCTTCAAG GATTTGTTTTGTTTCCTGAAGCTACCCTGACTCTTAGAGTAACTCAACCTAGATTTGCAGCAGCTGTTGACAAGGCTATTAATCATGTTGATAATCCATGCATGATAGGTGTG GTTCATGTCTACCGACATGTAAATGATGGGCATCATGCTATTGCTTCAGTTGGCACAACAGCGGAG ATACTTGAAATTAGGCGATTGGATGATGGCTCGTCAAATGTTATCACTCGAGGTCAGCAGCGGTTTCGCCTTAGGCGCAGTTGGGTCGACATCGATGAAGTA CCATGGGGTGAGGTCCAAATAATTGAAGAAGACACGCCTTTAAGAACTTCAAGGGATGCATTTGGACAGTTAGCTGCAAGTAATACCTTCAAGAAATGTGATTCATCAGTGCACAGTTTTGGTGTATCTTGTTTCAAGCAAAAAGATCTTATggattctgatcttgatttggattCTCTGTCATACACTAGTACTTCAAGTGACCATTCAGTAACAGATACAGGAATGTACTATTCCTCAAATGAAGATGAAGATCTCATGCCTGAACTGTCTTGGCAGAAGCATGGTTCTGTGAATGAATTTGGTGCATTGAGTCAGCCAGTCAAGGATACCACCATCGATGATGATCTTTGCTTTGCATCCCCTGAATCCTTATCAACAGTGAGAGAGAAAGATGCTGGGCAACAGAGACAATACCGTGCTGCTTATAATTCAAAGATGGCTCCATTATCATTTTGGCCCCGATGGGTTTACAATATGTACGATTCATATTCACTTGCACGCAAGGCTGCAG ATTTGTGGAATCAGATAACTGCAGAGCCAGGCATGGATGATTATGTGAGAAAACCAGATATTTTGTCGTTTCTTATTGGAAGCAAACTACCCGTGTCAGCGTCTATGAGACAGGAATTGCTTGACATTGATGGAATATCATATCGGTTGCAGCGAGAGATTCAGCTACTCAAGGCCTTCAATCTCGTACGATGTAGAAATTGCCTG GCTCTCATAGCTAGACGGAGTGACATGGTGATACCGTCTAGTGTTGATCAATGTGGTGCTCATGTCATGCCGTTGTTGTACAAAGGTGCGCAGGAGGTGATAACAGTGCACAACACGTCTGGGCTCGCACTCCATGGCAATCCTTCTGATGCTCACAGCTGGTTCCCAGG ATATACCTGGACGATTGCGCTGTGTGCTGCCTGCGAGTCCAACATCGGCTGGCTGTTCAGGGCTGACAAAAGGAACCTTCTTCCAAAATCCTTCTGGGGTGTCCGCATTTCCCAAACTAAAGATGGCACACAATCGGCCAAGGATCGATCGTCCGTATGA